A region of Osmerus eperlanus chromosome 9, fOsmEpe2.1, whole genome shotgun sequence DNA encodes the following proteins:
- the pcnx4 gene encoding pecanex-like protein 4 isoform X1, protein MVRMGPDVPLLNEYKQEFFWKRFPQTILGGPRFKLGYCAPPYVYVNQAVLFLTPWLFGGIGTLLCQLHLLAELHAAVLSGMLMLGAAVVVQSLALNAARRTGTVERLGAPNILADEEEVEFTHCVGPETVRFIAPGKRFGLNVVLHTVLAGALCAFGTWYVLLGRLTALYGSVGVALVVFVLSWVTLCIAEYSLIVNTATETATFQAQDTYEISPLTRPLYILTFIAVDLADRFVGPVPELQLISQVLHVLFLLLPLLWALGMLSPLDALLLWAMEQSLVFGLGGSPMSSNLRLLLMFAVSIIVAVCTFFIPSTLGVVLFTISMGFLLSLDFSQLGSQCVGSRAARGKDGWPRESSPTPPCSFGWRLGVKELLLYLGLLLAAMTEAGLLHHFLNPAQFQNQTQVLVWAPQAAVSYLLILLFVLCWALREIQGAYVCGGMFLNPLYPRGMTSVQVFRQRSRGLHVAGTIRRVLLNLVSPFAMIAFLAMDSSLLKLHTASLSVGFTRAFRVVWQSSEEALLQMAVVVSVRLAAGDSKLPGWDFLGTGVQLLLVGLLSDRLVQFLAKLKFTLTVLVTSWTEKKQRRQSAGALLALNASLCPLLLSVVALSALLSAPLLPLFTLPIFLVGFPRPQRSWPGPVGTACPCPDSVYYQQMSRSLAGALRTGFAAGSLGSLSPGSHFLGRFQDRVVWIVILERGYGYLTVNIKGLELQETSCHTVEARRVDEVFEGAFERPERLGLTQGLNMHWGNALTPCAVLPVRVYSDARNVLSGIIDSHDNLRTLQDDFLKTLIWLLLRHCVQRGRQGFTWGPEEGAGAGAGGRRSQSSQPAQSTCAQPAEAVVVESNVSSLKFRRDSSSLTSFGDWSDEDDLFGPQPARRTVALVSTEAQLGHTVMQMGPSLPGSVEMDSLFENMALSALQPLQPLGLGLGLPAVDKGRNPGGLSDGLGPTTHLSFSCPHSELFSLPSDWRTAPLLPSRLLGLRPLFPEDWFRFALGRFGLLLQGEASEDMTKALKEDEGLRELHAQVALSCLISLGAESSFTSPSYVYRLYCGDVPWTEGLDWLSSSKELYQLALKAFRFSFKLLFDQASLGPMEGPEELFSTLEEYERDWYIGLVAERGWQDSILQEKPFLFSLGHDLTMGTYTGRVLSLQEQLVQVGSLNGEGVRGQWANLSWELLYATNDDEERYSIQAHPIMLRNLTVQAADPPLGYPIYSSAPLHLPCL, encoded by the exons ATGGTCAGGATGGGGCCAGATGTGCCCTTGCTCAACGAATACAAACAGGAGTTTTTCTGGAAGCGGTTCCCTCAGACCATATTGGGGGGTCCTCGTTTCAAGTTGGGCTACTGCGCCCCACCTTATGTCTACGTCAACCAGGCGGTGTTGTTCCTGACACCATGGCTGTTTGGTGGCATCGGGACGCTTCTGTGCCAGCTGCACCTGCTCGCCGAGCTCCACGCGGCAGTGCTGTCTGGCATGCTGATGCTCGGGGCTGCGGTGGTGGTCCAGTCCCTGGCGCTGAACGCCGCCAGGAGAACAGGCACAGTGGAGCGTCTGGGAGCGCCCAACATCCTGGCtgacgaggaggaggtggagttcACCCACTGTGTGGGCCCAGAGACGGTCAGGTTCATCGCCCCTGGGAAAAGGTTCGGGCTGAATGTGGTGCTCCACACCGTCCTGGCCGGGGCCTTGTGCGCCTTCGGGACGTGGTATGTGCTCCTGGGCAGGCTGACCGCCCTGTATGGCAGCGTGGGTGTAGCCCTGGTGGTGTTCGTCCTGAGCTGGGTCACCTTGTGCATAGCAGAGTACTCGCTTATTGTCAACACAGCCACAGAGACGGCCACATTCCAGGCACAGGACACCTACGAGATCTCCCCTCTCACCCGACCTCTCTACATCTTGACTTTCATCGCAGTGGATCTGGCTGATAG GTTTGTAGGTCCAGTACCAGAGCTGCAGCTGATTAGTCAGGTCCTCCATGTGTTGttcctcctgctgcctctgctgtGGGCCCTGGGCATGCTGTCTCCCCTGGACGCTCTCCTGCTCTGGGCCATGGAGCAGTCCCTGGTGTTTGGTCTCGGTGGTTCTCCCATGTCTAGCAACCTAAG GTTGTTGCTGATGTTTGCTGTTTCTATCATCGTGGCAGTTTGTACTTTCTTCATCCCTTCCACTCTGGGGGTGGTCCTGTTCACCATCTCCATGGGGTTCCTGCTGAGTCTAGACTTCAGCCAGCTGGGGAGCCAGTGTGTGGGATCCAGGGCAGCCCGTGGTAAAGATGGATGGCCTAGGGAGTCttcacccacccctccctgctcctttgGATGGCGTCTAGGAGTGAAAGAACTGCTCCTCTACCTGGGCCTGCTGCTGGCGGCCATGACAGAGGCAGGACTCTTACATCATTTCCTGAATCCCGCCCAGTTCCAGAACCAGACCCAGGTTCTGGTGTGGGCGCCTCAGGCTGCTGTGAGCTACCTCCTTATCCTCCTCTTCGTACTGTGCTGGGCCCTCCGAGAGATCCAGGGAGCGTACGTGTGTGGAGGGATGTTCCTCAACCCTCTGTACCCCAGAGGGATGACCAGTGTGCAGGTGTTCAGGCAGAGGAGCAGAGGCCTTCATGTGGCTGGGACCATCAGGAGAGTTCTGCTCAATCTAG TGTCTCCTTTCGCAATGATTGCTTTCCTGGCGATGGACAGCTCTCTGCTGAAGCTCCACACAGCTTCCCTCAGTGTGGGATTCACCCGGGCCTTCCGAGTG GTGTGGCAGAGCTCTGAGGAGGCCCTGCTGCAGATGGCGGTGGTGGTGTCTGTGAGGCTGGCTGCTGGGGACAGCAAGCTGCCAGGGTGGGACTTCCTGGGTACAGGCGTCCAGCTCCTCCTG GTGGGCCTACTGAGTGACAGGCTGGTGCAGTTTCTGGCCAAGCTGAAGTTCACGCTGACGGTGCTGGTGACGTCCTGGACGGAGAAGAAACAGCGTCGGCAGTCAGCCGGTGCCCTCCTGGCCCTGAACGCCTCCCTGTGCCCACTGCTGCTCTCGGTGGTGGCCCTGTCGGCCCTGCTGTCcgcgcccctcctgcccctcttcaCCCTGCCCATCTTCCTGGTGGGCTTCCCCCGGCCTCAGCGCAGCTGGCCGGGGCCCGTGGGCACCGCCTGCCCCTGTCCCGACTCGGTCTACTACCAGCAGATGAGCAGGAGCTTGGCTGGCGCGCTGAGGACTGGCTTTGCCGCAGGATCGCTGG GGTCCCTGTCCCCTGGCTCTCACTTCCTGGGGCGCTTCCAGGACCGCGTTGTGTGGATCGTGATCCTCGAACGAGGGTACGGCTACCTCACGGTCAACATCAAG GGACTGGAGCTGCAGGAGACCTCCTGCCACACTGTGGAGGCACGCAGGGTGGACGAAGTCTTCGAGGGGGCCTTCGAGCGCCCGGAGCGCTTGGGGCTCACCCAGGGTCTGAACATGCACTGGGGCAACGCCCTCACGCCCTGCGCCGTGCTGCCCGTGCGGGTGTACTCCGACGCCCGCAACGTGCTCTCCGGCATCATCGACTCGCATGACAACTTACGGACGCTCCAGGACGACTTCCTGAAAACCCTGATCTGGCTGCTGCTGAGACACTGCGTCCAGAGGGGCCGCCAGGGCTTCACCTGGGGCCCCGAGGAGGGGGCCGGGGCGGGGGCCGGGGGCAGGaggtcccagtcctcccagccgGCCCAGTCCACGTGCGCCCAGCCGGCCGAGGCGGTCGTGGTCGAGTCGAACGTCTCGTCTCTCAAGTTCAGGCGCGACAGCTCCAGCCTCACTTCCTTTGGCGACTGGTCCGACGAGGATGATCTGTTCGGGCCTCAGCCGGCCAGGCGGACGGTGGCGCTGGTGAGTACGGAGGCCCAGTTGGGACACACAGTCATGCAGATGGGCCCCTCCCTGCCCGGCTCTGTGGAGATGGACAGCTTGTTTGAGAACATGGCCTTGTCTGCCCTGCAGCCTCTGCAGCCTCTGGGGCTGGGTCTCGGCCTCCCAGCCGTGGACAAGGGCCGGAACCCCGGGGGCCTCTCAGACGGCCTCGGCCCCACCACGCATCTCAGCTTCAGCTGCCCCCACTCCGAGCTGTTCAGCCTGCCCTCGGACTGGAGGACGGCCCCCCTGTTGCCCTCCCGTCTGCTGGGGCTCAGGCCCCTGTTCCCGGAGGACTGGTTCAGGTTCGCGCTGGGCCGCTTCGGCCTACTACTCCAGGGCGAGGCCTCGGAGGACATGACCAAGGCCCTGAAGGAGGACGAAGGACTGCGGGAGCTTCATGCGCAGGTGGCCTTGTCCTGCCTCATTTCCCTGGGAGCAGAATCCTCCTTCACCAGCCCCAGCTACGTCTACAGGCTCTACTGCGGAGACGTGCCCTGGACGGAGGGTCTGGACTGGCTGTCCAGTAGTAAAGAACTCTACCAGCTTGCACTAAAGGCTTTCAG GTTCAGTTTTAAGCTGCTGTTTGACCAGGCCAGTCTGGGGCCCATGGAGGGCCCGGAGGAGCTGTTCAGCACCCTGGAGGAGTACGAGAGGGACTGGTACATCGGCCTGGTGGCAGAGCGAGGTTGGCAGGACAGCATCCTGCAGGAGAAGC
- the pcnx4 gene encoding pecanex-like protein 4 isoform X2 has translation MVRMGPDVPLLNEYKQEFFWKRFPQTILGGPRFKLGYCAPPYVYVNQAVLFLTPWLFGGIGTLLCQLHLLAELHAAVLSGMLMLGAAVVVQSLALNAARRTGTVERLGAPNILADEEEVEFTHCVGPETVRFIAPGKRFGLNVVLHTVLAGALCAFGTWYVLLGRLTALYGSVGVALVVFVLSWVTLCIAEYSLIVNTATETATFQAQDTYEISPLTRPLYILTFIAVDLADRFVGPVPELQLISQVLHVLFLLLPLLWALGMLSPLDALLLWAMEQSLVFGLGGSPMSSNLRLLLMFAVSIIVAVCTFFIPSTLGVVLFTISMGFLLSLDFSQLGSQCVGSRAARGKDGWPRESSPTPPCSFGWRLGVKELLLYLGLLLAAMTEAGLLHHFLNPAQFQNQTQVLVWAPQAAVSYLLILLFVLCWALREIQGAYVCGGMFLNPLYPRGMTSVQVFRQRSRGLHVAGTIRRVLLNLVSPFAMIAFLAMDSSLLKLHTASLSVGFTRAFRVVWQSSEEALLQMAVVVSVRLAAGDSKLPGWDFLGTGVQLLLVGLLSDRLVQFLAKLKFTLTVLVTSWTEKKQRRQSAGALLALNASLCPLLLSVVALSALLSAPLLPLFTLPIFLVGFPRPQRSWPGPVGTACPCPDSVYYQQMSRSLAGALRTGFAAGSLGSLSPGSHFLGRFQDRVVWIVILERGYGYLTVNIKGLELQETSCHTVEARRVDEVFEGAFERPERLGLTQGLNMHWGNALTPCAVLPVRVYSDARNVLSGIIDSHDNLRTLQDDFLKTLIWLLLRHCVQRGRQGFTWGPEEGAGAGAGGRRSQSSQPAQSTCAQPAEAVVVESNVSSLKFRRDSSSLTSFGDWSDEDDLFGPQPARRTVALPLQPLGLGLGLPAVDKGRNPGGLSDGLGPTTHLSFSCPHSELFSLPSDWRTAPLLPSRLLGLRPLFPEDWFRFALGRFGLLLQGEASEDMTKALKEDEGLRELHAQVALSCLISLGAESSFTSPSYVYRLYCGDVPWTEGLDWLSSSKELYQLALKAFRFSFKLLFDQASLGPMEGPEELFSTLEEYERDWYIGLVAERGWQDSILQEKPFLFSLGHDLTMGTYTGRVLSLQEQLVQVGSLNGEGVRGQWANLSWELLYATNDDEERYSIQAHPIMLRNLTVQAADPPLGYPIYSSAPLHLPCL, from the exons ATGGTCAGGATGGGGCCAGATGTGCCCTTGCTCAACGAATACAAACAGGAGTTTTTCTGGAAGCGGTTCCCTCAGACCATATTGGGGGGTCCTCGTTTCAAGTTGGGCTACTGCGCCCCACCTTATGTCTACGTCAACCAGGCGGTGTTGTTCCTGACACCATGGCTGTTTGGTGGCATCGGGACGCTTCTGTGCCAGCTGCACCTGCTCGCCGAGCTCCACGCGGCAGTGCTGTCTGGCATGCTGATGCTCGGGGCTGCGGTGGTGGTCCAGTCCCTGGCGCTGAACGCCGCCAGGAGAACAGGCACAGTGGAGCGTCTGGGAGCGCCCAACATCCTGGCtgacgaggaggaggtggagttcACCCACTGTGTGGGCCCAGAGACGGTCAGGTTCATCGCCCCTGGGAAAAGGTTCGGGCTGAATGTGGTGCTCCACACCGTCCTGGCCGGGGCCTTGTGCGCCTTCGGGACGTGGTATGTGCTCCTGGGCAGGCTGACCGCCCTGTATGGCAGCGTGGGTGTAGCCCTGGTGGTGTTCGTCCTGAGCTGGGTCACCTTGTGCATAGCAGAGTACTCGCTTATTGTCAACACAGCCACAGAGACGGCCACATTCCAGGCACAGGACACCTACGAGATCTCCCCTCTCACCCGACCTCTCTACATCTTGACTTTCATCGCAGTGGATCTGGCTGATAG GTTTGTAGGTCCAGTACCAGAGCTGCAGCTGATTAGTCAGGTCCTCCATGTGTTGttcctcctgctgcctctgctgtGGGCCCTGGGCATGCTGTCTCCCCTGGACGCTCTCCTGCTCTGGGCCATGGAGCAGTCCCTGGTGTTTGGTCTCGGTGGTTCTCCCATGTCTAGCAACCTAAG GTTGTTGCTGATGTTTGCTGTTTCTATCATCGTGGCAGTTTGTACTTTCTTCATCCCTTCCACTCTGGGGGTGGTCCTGTTCACCATCTCCATGGGGTTCCTGCTGAGTCTAGACTTCAGCCAGCTGGGGAGCCAGTGTGTGGGATCCAGGGCAGCCCGTGGTAAAGATGGATGGCCTAGGGAGTCttcacccacccctccctgctcctttgGATGGCGTCTAGGAGTGAAAGAACTGCTCCTCTACCTGGGCCTGCTGCTGGCGGCCATGACAGAGGCAGGACTCTTACATCATTTCCTGAATCCCGCCCAGTTCCAGAACCAGACCCAGGTTCTGGTGTGGGCGCCTCAGGCTGCTGTGAGCTACCTCCTTATCCTCCTCTTCGTACTGTGCTGGGCCCTCCGAGAGATCCAGGGAGCGTACGTGTGTGGAGGGATGTTCCTCAACCCTCTGTACCCCAGAGGGATGACCAGTGTGCAGGTGTTCAGGCAGAGGAGCAGAGGCCTTCATGTGGCTGGGACCATCAGGAGAGTTCTGCTCAATCTAG TGTCTCCTTTCGCAATGATTGCTTTCCTGGCGATGGACAGCTCTCTGCTGAAGCTCCACACAGCTTCCCTCAGTGTGGGATTCACCCGGGCCTTCCGAGTG GTGTGGCAGAGCTCTGAGGAGGCCCTGCTGCAGATGGCGGTGGTGGTGTCTGTGAGGCTGGCTGCTGGGGACAGCAAGCTGCCAGGGTGGGACTTCCTGGGTACAGGCGTCCAGCTCCTCCTG GTGGGCCTACTGAGTGACAGGCTGGTGCAGTTTCTGGCCAAGCTGAAGTTCACGCTGACGGTGCTGGTGACGTCCTGGACGGAGAAGAAACAGCGTCGGCAGTCAGCCGGTGCCCTCCTGGCCCTGAACGCCTCCCTGTGCCCACTGCTGCTCTCGGTGGTGGCCCTGTCGGCCCTGCTGTCcgcgcccctcctgcccctcttcaCCCTGCCCATCTTCCTGGTGGGCTTCCCCCGGCCTCAGCGCAGCTGGCCGGGGCCCGTGGGCACCGCCTGCCCCTGTCCCGACTCGGTCTACTACCAGCAGATGAGCAGGAGCTTGGCTGGCGCGCTGAGGACTGGCTTTGCCGCAGGATCGCTGG GGTCCCTGTCCCCTGGCTCTCACTTCCTGGGGCGCTTCCAGGACCGCGTTGTGTGGATCGTGATCCTCGAACGAGGGTACGGCTACCTCACGGTCAACATCAAG GGACTGGAGCTGCAGGAGACCTCCTGCCACACTGTGGAGGCACGCAGGGTGGACGAAGTCTTCGAGGGGGCCTTCGAGCGCCCGGAGCGCTTGGGGCTCACCCAGGGTCTGAACATGCACTGGGGCAACGCCCTCACGCCCTGCGCCGTGCTGCCCGTGCGGGTGTACTCCGACGCCCGCAACGTGCTCTCCGGCATCATCGACTCGCATGACAACTTACGGACGCTCCAGGACGACTTCCTGAAAACCCTGATCTGGCTGCTGCTGAGACACTGCGTCCAGAGGGGCCGCCAGGGCTTCACCTGGGGCCCCGAGGAGGGGGCCGGGGCGGGGGCCGGGGGCAGGaggtcccagtcctcccagccgGCCCAGTCCACGTGCGCCCAGCCGGCCGAGGCGGTCGTGGTCGAGTCGAACGTCTCGTCTCTCAAGTTCAGGCGCGACAGCTCCAGCCTCACTTCCTTTGGCGACTGGTCCGACGAGGATGATCTGTTCGGGCCTCAGCCGGCCAGGCGGACGGTGGCGCTG CCTCTGCAGCCTCTGGGGCTGGGTCTCGGCCTCCCAGCCGTGGACAAGGGCCGGAACCCCGGGGGCCTCTCAGACGGCCTCGGCCCCACCACGCATCTCAGCTTCAGCTGCCCCCACTCCGAGCTGTTCAGCCTGCCCTCGGACTGGAGGACGGCCCCCCTGTTGCCCTCCCGTCTGCTGGGGCTCAGGCCCCTGTTCCCGGAGGACTGGTTCAGGTTCGCGCTGGGCCGCTTCGGCCTACTACTCCAGGGCGAGGCCTCGGAGGACATGACCAAGGCCCTGAAGGAGGACGAAGGACTGCGGGAGCTTCATGCGCAGGTGGCCTTGTCCTGCCTCATTTCCCTGGGAGCAGAATCCTCCTTCACCAGCCCCAGCTACGTCTACAGGCTCTACTGCGGAGACGTGCCCTGGACGGAGGGTCTGGACTGGCTGTCCAGTAGTAAAGAACTCTACCAGCTTGCACTAAAGGCTTTCAG GTTCAGTTTTAAGCTGCTGTTTGACCAGGCCAGTCTGGGGCCCATGGAGGGCCCGGAGGAGCTGTTCAGCACCCTGGAGGAGTACGAGAGGGACTGGTACATCGGCCTGGTGGCAGAGCGAGGTTGGCAGGACAGCATCCTGCAGGAGAAGC